In a genomic window of Trichoderma atroviride chromosome 4, complete sequence:
- a CDS encoding uncharacterized protein (EggNog:ENOG41) encodes MEDHIVGHLLLLALKSLPSYEEPTEEQTQSEGGQCELSSSSARTRSTIEQMSECSSSACSSTIETAYEKHVLMDLKDTGKQQSSSHRSDGSSKYKAWGGFRNYVSQFANGATLPPPNSRLIFASNPTLCPTA; translated from the coding sequence ATGGAAGACCACATTGTGGGACACTTGCTTCTCCTTGCGCTCAAGTCTCTGCCTAGCTACGAGGAGCCCACAGAGGAGCAGACTCAGTCAGAAGGCGGGCAATGTGagctttcttcatcaagtgCGCGCACCAGAAGCACAATCGAGCAGATGTCGGAATGTTCTTCAAGTGCCTGTAGCAGCACAATCGAAACGGCATATGAAAAGCATGTTCTTATGGATTTGAAGGATACCGGTAAACAGCAATCATCTAGTCATCGGAGTGATGGCTCGTCGAAATATAAAGCCTGGGGTGGATTCCGTAACTACGTCTCCCAATTTGCTAACGGCGCGACACTCCCCCCGCCAAACTCACGACTCATCTTCGCCAGCAATCCCACGCTTTGCCCCACCGCCTGA
- a CDS encoding uncharacterized protein (EggNog:ENOG41) — protein MLKHFEEYLKQPLNPENSLQEQEQKVELQETPKHHEQDYREQDHDEQDHPKQDHQEKGHQEKNRGEKVHTQGYQEKDRTSPECPEQVQQHSQRDINEAWQAVLQGLPEALEYYFSKAMFTVPSGDEVAVRDPPSLRGKQSGEESRKVSKD, from the coding sequence ATGCTGAAACATTTCGAAGAATATCTGAAGCAGCCATTGAATCCTGAGAATTCACTGCAAGAGCAAGAACAAAAGGTTGAACTACAAGAGACCCCCAAACACCACGAACAAGACTATCGAGAGCAGGATCATGATGAACAGGATCATCCAAAACAAGATCATCAAGAGAAGGGTCATCAAGAAAAGAACCGCGGTGAAAAGGTCCATACGCAAGGCTATCAAGAGAAAGACCGCACATCTCCGGAATGCCCTGAACAGGTTCAACAGCATTCACAACGGGATATAAATGAAGCGTGGCAGGCTGTGCTTCAAGGCTTACCTGAAGCTTTAGAATATTACTTTTCGAAAGCCATGTTCACGGTTCCTTCTGGCGATGAAGTTGCAGTACGAGATCCACCGTCCCTTCGCGGAAAACAATCAGGAGAAGAGTCCAGAAAAGTTAGTAAAGATTAA
- a CDS encoding uncharacterized protein (TransMembrane:1 (o52-70i)~BUSCO:EOG092D1US9) encodes MSASLLRPRLAATGLRAAPRPTICPHSHKSIPRRHNSSSTSTGSSSGSGLKVAAYSGALAAALYVSYLYATDTRAFVHRYVVPPLLRTVVPDAEDAHHVGVNALRFLYEAGLHPRERDSTANDSSLSASVFGHQLANPIGISAGLDKDGEIPDALFALGAGVVEIGGCTPLPQEGNPKPRVFRVPILDGMINRYGLNSRGADDMAIRLRDRLRRFARSIGVSEEEIISGEAGVPVGSLKPGRVLAVQIAKNKETNEKDEQAIASDYVYCTKRLARYADVLVVNVSSPNTPGLRDLQATEPLSRLLSAVVDAASQTDRKTRPKVMVKVSPDEDEDSQMEGIVQAVQKSGVDGIIVGNTTKRRTGLNPKGARLSVREQKALMEVGGFSGPAMFERTLDLVGRYRKLLDAQPDVGKGEQKVLFATGGITNGEQALKVLNAGASVAMVYTGLVYGGVGTVTRMKQEMREAL; translated from the coding sequence ATGTCTGCCTCACTTCTCCGACCGCGCTTGGCCGCCACAGGCCTCAGAGCCGCTCCCCGACCGACGATATGCCCGCATTCGCATAAATCCATCCCCCGGCGCCACAACTCGAGCTCGACAAGcaccggcagcagctccggcagCGGACTCAAGGTCGCGGCCTACAGCGGAGCGCTCGCTGCAGCCCTCTACGTCTCTTACCTCTATGCGACCGATACGCGAGCGTTTGTCCACCGATATGTCGTCCCGCCGCTGCTTCGAACCGTCGTTCCCGACGCTGAGGATGCGCACCACGTGGGTGTCAATGCGCTGAGGTTCCTGTATGAGGCGGGCTTGCATCCTCGAGAGCGCGACTCTACGGCCAACGACTCCAGTCTCTCAGCCTCCGTCTTTGGGCACCAATTGGCAAATCCCATCGGCATCTCTGCGGGTCTCGACAAGGACGGCGAGATTCCCGATGCGCTGTTTGCACTAGGAGCTGGCGTTGTTGAAATCGGAGGCTGCACGCCGCTGCCTCAGGAGGGAAACCCCAAGCCTCGTGTCTTCCGGGTGCCTATTTTGGACGGAATGATCAACCGATACGGCCTCAACTCGAGGGGGGCAGACGACATGGCGATCCGCCTGCGCGACCGACTGCGACGATTCGCGCGCTCGATAGGAGTTAGCGAGGAGGAAATCATCAGTGGCGAAGCCGGTGTTCCTGTGGGCAGCTTGAAGCCTGGACGGGTACTTGCGGTGCAAATCgccaagaacaaggagaCAAACGAGAAAGATGAGCAAGCCATTGCTTCGGACTACGTCTACTGCACAAAGCGGCTGGCTCGCTATGCCGATGTTCTGGTCGTCAATGTCAGCAGCCCCAACACCCCTGGCCTTCGAGATCTGCAAGCCACGGAGCCCCTATCACGACTCCTCTCAGCGGTCGTCGATGCAGCCTCTCAAACCGACAGAAAGACCCGCCCCAAAGTGATGGTCAAGGTTTCAcccgacgaagacgaggactCCCAGATGGAAGGCATCGTCCAGGCTGTGCAGAAGAGCGGCGTTGACGGCATCATTGTCGGAAACACCACAAAAAGGAGAACCGGCCTGAACCCCAAGGGTGCCCGACTCTCTGTCAGAGAACAAAAGGCTTTGATGGAGGTGGGTGGTTTCTCCGGCCCAGCCATGTTTGAACGAACCTTGGATCTTGTTGGGCGATACCGTAAGCTGCTTGACGCGCAGCCCGACGTCGGTAAGGGAGAGCAAAAGGTCCTTTTTGCGACTGGAGGTATCACAAATGGAGAACAGGCGCTCAAGGTGCTGAATGCCGGCGCAAGCGTAGCGATGGTGTACACTGGGCTGGTCTACGGAGGCGTTGGAACGGTTACGAGGATGAAGCAGGAGATGCGTGAGGCTCTATAG